In one Balaenoptera musculus isolate JJ_BM4_2016_0621 chromosome 20, mBalMus1.pri.v3, whole genome shotgun sequence genomic region, the following are encoded:
- the LOC118886641 gene encoding somatotropin translates to MAAGPRTSMLLAFALLCLPWTQEVGAFPAMPLSSLFANAVLRAQHLHQLAADTYKEFERAYIPEGQRYSIQNAQAAFCFSETIPAPTGKDEAQQRSDVELLRFSLLLIQSWLGPVQFLSRVFTNSLVFGTSDRVYEKLKDLEEGIQALMRELEDGSPRAGQILKQTYDKFDTNMRSDDALLKNYGLLSCFKKDLHKAETYLRVMKCRRFVESSCAF, encoded by the exons ATGGCTGCAG GCCCTCGGACCTCCATGCTCCTGGCTTTCGCCCTGCTCTGCCTGCCCTGGACTCAGGAGGTGGGCGCCTTCCCAGCCATGCCCCTGTCCAGCCTGTTTGCCAACGCTGTGCTCCGGGCCCAGCACCTGCACCAACTGGCGGCTGACACCTACAAAGAGTTT GAGCGCGCCTACATCCCAGAGGGACAGAGATACTCCATCCAGAACGCCCAGGCTGCCTTCTGCTTCTCGGAGACCATCCCGGCCCCCACAGGCAAGGACGAGGCCCAGCAGAGATCG GACGTGGAGCTGCTCCGCTTCTCGCTGCTGCTCATCCAGTCGTGGCTCGGGCCCGTGCAGTTCCTCAGCAGGGTCTTCACCAACAGCCTGGTGTTTGGCACCTCGGACCGCGTCTATGAGAAGCTGAAGGACCTGGAGGAGGGCATCCAGGCCCTGATGCGG GAGCTGGAAGATGGCAGCCCCCGGGCTGGGCAGATCCTCAAGCAGACCTACGACAAATTTGACACAAACATGCGCAGTGATGACGCGCTGCTCAAGAACTACGGGCTGCTCTCCTGCTTCAAGAAGGACCTGCACAAGGCTGAGACGTACCTGCGGGTCATGAAGTGTCGCCGCTTCGTGGAGAGCAGCTGTGCCTTCTAG